The DNA segment ACACCCCGGGCTTGCCGACTAAGGTTTCGGCTTCCCGCATGGAAATCGGATTCAACTGAATTTCGTTATAGGGCGCCTCGGAGATCTCAGAGCCCCCACCAGCCGCGACGGGTAAACTCATACCCCCTAGGCCCAGTGCCAGTAAGCCGCCTAACAGGCTGTGTCGAATCGCTTTATTCATCATTTGGCCTCGTATAGCCCCCGACACTCGCGTGTCGGGGACAAGTTAGACTCGAGTCGAACTACATTTTCTGTGCGCTCAGGCCGTTGCCATCGATAATGGCTTGGGCTTGAGTGACATAGGTCAAAGCAGCGTCGAGACGTTTCAGTGAGTAACGTGGACCATGGACACCCCATGAGCCGTCAGCCTTGATCAGGCGAACAACGTCTTGGGCTTTGTCGGTCAACATCAACACTTGAGTCTTGTCTTCTACCGACAGCTTGGTGACTTCTAACAGCTTGTCGATACGGGCAAGGGCTTGTTCTACTTGAGCAAAAGTATCCTTAACGGGTTTTTGCCACTTTTGAACTTCGCCGTAGATTTCCAGCTGATCTTCGAAGTGCAGGCCGACTTCTAGCTCAGATTGGAACTGGCTATGACAACCTTTGTTATCCACCACATCATGGTCTGAGGCCGATGTACGGGCACAGGTCCACATCAGGTCGAGGTAGTTGTAGCCGTTCTCGTCTTTCGCCACAGTCCAGCCCTTAGTGGTCGCATCGCGAGACTTGCCTTCAGGTGGGTTGAGGGTCTTACGCAGTGGGTCGACATCAATCTTCCACATGTGTGACTTACGTACGTTGTCGAAGCCCGCCATATCTGGGAATTGGATCGCCGTGAAGTTTTCACAACTTCCCATGTTTGGCATGTGGCAGCTTTGGCAAGTTTGATTGCTGTGGGTGTTAGTGTTCTTGGCGATCTCGGCTTGGGCCGTGTGACAGTCAGTACACTCTTTGATAATTTTTGGCTTAGTCATACCCGTAGTCCAATCACCGTCGGTGACTTCGTGCGGATCGTGACAGGTTGAACAACGCATGCCTTTGTCATAGTGCGCTGAGGCAAACATTTGCGAACCTTCAGTACCACAGGATGGGCAAGATGACTTCATCTTCACGTTGAAGGCATATTCCAGCTTTTCTTTACCCTGTGGCGTATCGGCTAACTCTTCAACAAAGTTAAAGCGTTGGTGACAACGTTCACAGTTAGATGGCATGCCGCCACCGATACCACCGTCTAAGTGGCCGCCCGCACCGTGACACTCTTCACAGGTAATCCCTTTGGCAATAGTGTGCTTTTGCAGCTCTTTCGGGTTACCTAAAGCCGCGAAAAATTCATCTTTGGTTTGGAAGTCAAACTTAAAGGTGTGGCACATTTCGCAATAGGAGCTAGCCGGTTGGAACAGGAATTCCTTCTCATACTTAGCACCGTATGAACTCATACCCCATTGGTGTGAACCGCTGGTACCGAAGTCTTCCATTTTGACGGGGAAGCTTGGGATAGCTTTGTTGATTTTGGCTGCCATTTCAGG comes from the Shewanella seohaensis genome and includes:
- the sirA gene encoding dissimilatory sulfite reductase SirA translates to MKRWKSKVALSVLFCLGSAVSATTVAADAKSEGKVVPGVGNKQQSHYTQDILANPNLNENLMEKSRGVKTLQDYIVQEQELFDFLFENHPVFKYDAEGRLKGTYKVSDRGEEYLHGGDSVAYSKHSKEVNPTDGTAVRYSSYNDGQRPKALQYRLGAKSILDFPNKFVGPEKCGECHGPQYEKWRRSRHSKTIRFPGEHPEVDNDLKKTMYGTKDTSILPSGITPDAIYATVGTPRTKYGFIDAYLVRGTYHVKDGLLKDGTGTMVAGGNQFSRGWAEWLTPEMAAKINKAIPSFPVKMEDFGTSGSHQWGMSSYGAKYEKEFLFQPASSYCEMCHTFKFDFQTKDEFFAALGNPKELQKHTIAKGITCEECHGAGGHLDGGIGGGMPSNCERCHQRFNFVEELADTPQGKEKLEYAFNVKMKSSCPSCGTEGSQMFASAHYDKGMRCSTCHDPHEVTDGDWTTGMTKPKIIKECTDCHTAQAEIAKNTNTHSNQTCQSCHMPNMGSCENFTAIQFPDMAGFDNVRKSHMWKIDVDPLRKTLNPPEGKSRDATTKGWTVAKDENGYNYLDLMWTCARTSASDHDVVDNKGCHSQFQSELEVGLHFEDQLEIYGEVQKWQKPVKDTFAQVEQALARIDKLLEVTKLSVEDKTQVLMLTDKAQDVVRLIKADGSWGVHGPRYSLKRLDAALTYVTQAQAIIDGNGLSAQKM